A DNA window from Daucus carota subsp. sativus chromosome 3, DH1 v3.0, whole genome shotgun sequence contains the following coding sequences:
- the LOC108210977 gene encoding uncharacterized protein LOC108210977: MSTEAPFTPREKLFEKQKFYQSIHKHTYLKGPMDRVTSVAIPAALAATSLFMIARGIYNMSHGIGKKE, encoded by the exons ATGTCTACGGAAGCCCCTTTCACACCAAGAGAAAAGCTCTTTGAGAAGCAAAAGTTCTATCAAAGTATTCATAAGCATACCTATCTGAAAGGCCCTATGGATAGAGTTACCTCTGTTGCCATTCCTGCTGCCTTGGCAGCTACTTCTCTCTTCATGATT GCACGGGGTATCTATAACATGTCTCACGGGAtcggaaagaaagaatga
- the LOC108213595 gene encoding large ribosomal subunit protein P2, which produces MKEVAAYLLAVLGGNSSPTAQDLKDILGSVGADANDEMLELLLSNMKGKDINELIASGREKMASALSGCGGGGGVGSGAVEVKIAEKVEGKKEEKVAEQKEEEESDDEPIMNLFGDD; this is translated from the exons ATGAAGGAAGTTGCTGCATATTTGCTGGCTGTTCTTGGTGGCAACAGCTCTCCAACTGCGCAGGATTTGAAAGATATTCTTGGTTCAG TTGGAGCAGATGCTAATGATGAGATGCTTGAGTTGCTGCTCTCTAATATGAAGGGAAAAGACATCAATGAACTGATTGCATCTGGAAGAGAGAAGATGGCTTCGGCCTTATCTGGCtgtggtggcggtggtggtgTTGGCAGTGGTGCGGTGGAGGTGAAGATAGCGGAGAAGGTAGAAGGGAAGAAAGAGGAGAAGGTTGCTGAACAGAAAGAAGAGGAGGAGTCTGATGAT GAACCTATTATGAATCTGTTTGGTGACGATTAA
- the LOC108210460 gene encoding large ribosomal subunit protein P2y yields MKVVAAYLLAVLGGNTCPTAEDLKNILGSVGADADDDRIELLLSEVKGKDITELIASGREKLASVPSGGGGVAVAAAASGGAGGAAAPAAEAKKEEKVEEKEESDDDMGFSLFD; encoded by the exons ATGAAGGTTGTGGCTGCTTATTTGTTGGCTGTGCTTGGCGGGAATACATGCCCTACTGCTGAGGATTTGAAGAACATTCTCGGCTCAG TTGgagctgatgctgatgatgataGGATTGAGCTTCTACTTTCTGAAGTTAAAGGAAAGGACATCACAGAATTGATTGCATCTGGAAGGGAAAAGTTGGCGTCTGTACCATCAGGTGGTGGTGGTGTTGCTGTTGCTGCCGCAGCTTCTGGTGGGGCTGGTGGTGCCGCTGCACCTGCTGCTGAAGCCAAGAAAGAGGAGAAAGTTGAAGAGAAGGAAGAGTCAGATGAT GACATGGGCTTCAGTCTCTTTGATTAG